A region from the Canis lupus dingo isolate Sandy chromosome X, ASM325472v2, whole genome shotgun sequence genome encodes:
- the LOC118353763 gene encoding uncharacterized protein LOC118353763: MQNRIAIPENLAHTLVTEIHQSLHISPKALFQFLQPLFYHPSLSKVIETVHRACTVCSAVSAQGGIRRPGPNHQLRGHQPGEDWQLDFTTMPRHKNLGYLLTLVDTFTGWIEAYPTAARRRTSWLQSLLNTSFPVSDCPEPSSQTMDLPLYPALPSKWLKVSISPGDCTSLTILSPQVLLSGKDTSTLPYCTPSGIFLSCPKGIYCCLTASDSLDCTLILLSPTTSIYSSEQLISQLSPTSWKGCLPPLNRGRTNYRCGNWGGRAGNLR, from the exons ATGCAGAACCGCATTGCCATACCTGAAAACCTGGCTCACACCCTGGTCACAGAAATTCACCAGTCGCTCCATATCAGCCCCAAGGCGTTGTTTCAATTCTTACAACCTCTCTTCTACCACCCTTCTCTGTCCAAGGTCATTGAAACCGTTCACAGGGCATGCACTGTCTGTTCGGCTGTCAGTGCACAAGGTGGGATCCGCAGGCCAGGACCTAACCACCAGTTGCGAGGCCACCAGCCGGGAGAAGACTGGCAGCTGGACTTCACCACCATGCCCCGTCATAAAAACCTCGGCTACCTACTAACCCTGGTTGACACGTTCACAGGTTGGATAGAGGCCTATCCCACAGCCGCGAGACGGCGGACGTCGTGGTTGCAATCCTTATTGAACACATCATTCCCCGTTTCAGACTGCCCCGAACCCTCCAGTCAGACAATGGACCTGCCTTTATATCCAGCATTACCCAGCAAGTGGCTGAAAGTCTCAATATCTCCTGGAGATTGCACATCCCTTACCATCCTCAGTCCTCAG GTCCTGCTATCAGGGAAAGACACCTCCACTCTCCCCTACTGCACCCCCTCGGGAATCTTCCTCTCCTGCCCAAAAGGGATCTATTGCTGCCTAACTGCCAGTGATTCCTTGGATTGTACTCTCATCCTTCTGTCTCCTACCACCAGCATCTACTCATCTGAACAACTCATATCTCAACTGTCCCCTACCTCTTGGAAGGGTTGCCTTCCTCCCCTTAATAGGGGCAGGACTAACTATCGGTGTGGCAACTGGGGCGGCAGGGCTGGGAACCTCCGTTAA